A single region of the Pontibacter kalidii genome encodes:
- a CDS encoding Ig-like domain-containing protein, whose product MSDPTVPNPTITLTNTGTTAEFYTYTLTVTNGEAECAVTDQITVTVYPALIIAADDVDPVCVGGSIELRVTGDPSYTYAWTGPDGFTSSEQNPVIPNATEDNEGTYTVVVTNQQGCQATAEVEVDIAPLPTASAGQDQRLCTQGASTSFTVTGTPSAGAVGVWSVVEGTATIASPTSLETEVSVTSASATLRFTAETPEGCQAFDDVVLTVDPLPNVTLAPFGDICESDAPFTLTGGLPTGGTYSGPGVTDGVFDPVAAGGDGTYTITYTYTNGNGCTDTATRTITVKPQPVVAVTPDSEICSGESITLTASGATTYRWEPAAGLSATTGASVTATPTSTTTYTVYGTTNGCESVAQTVTITVSPLPDVTITPTGPTEFCPENYVELRAVESSTYTYAWFRTDNSTSVGSASSYQATETGSYYVTITTDRGCTLTSETIAVKVANVPTVATITTTGATTFCEGGSVLFGANQAPSGQSYVYEWEQSTDGVNFTTIVGEESRTYEAEATGYYRVLVSNTVEADEDTEQCTKISEAVQVTVLAQPTADITSSSETQCRAESGATTFTVTGTYSGGTGVWSATNGFSVAESSSSTVDGVTTSTATVTAPSSVTSITSTVVTLTTTNTTSACDPASDQVTLTVQPLIAGNTITGTSEYCQNAAATALSSGTLSGGNGSYTYQWQSSSSATGTFDNIPGATEDAYMPSTATGGTTYYRRVVNSGECSNTSAAFAVTVTPSITTNTITGTQSYCEDEPATALGGAVAGGTGSYTYQWQSSSSATGTFDNIPGATEDAYMPSTATGGTIYYRRLVSSGECANNVSNVIAVTVTPAITANSISGTTTYCQNATASALGGTVSGGLESKTYLWQQSPNGTDQWTTATGTSNLASYTPLTTAAGTMHYRRVVTSGECSSTSNVVAVTVTPAITANSISGTTTYCQNATASALGGTVSGGLESKTYLWQQSPNGTDQWTTATGTSNLASYTPPTTTAGTMHYRRVVTSGECSSTSNVVAVTVTPAITANSISGTTTYCQNATASALGGTVSGGLESKTYLWQQSPNGTDQWTTATGTSNLASYTPLTTAAGTLHYRRVVTSGECSSTSNVVAVTVNAPIAGNQISGTQTVCSGGTVAPLGQANGTSLSGGSTPYTYQWQSSTTLNGTYTNVTGGTGATTATYTPATRTVTSATTVYYKRVVNGGQCSSVSNAVSVTFSPAIASNTISGAQTVCAGVAPSQLTGSAPTGGSGSYTYLWESSTTSATAGFSAAAGTNSGRNYSPGALTQTTWFRRVVTSGGCSNISTAVRVLVTPTTTLTLVLKASPFPVCPGQQTTYTATVIANATAVNYPANPRYEEITWEGGTDVSSMFIFDWWKNDNVDNQEGQTGRTVSQAGLSSTDYFTVRARPNSNFNISCISYVNQPELTPNDNKGNVLFSNRIYLGQPSNYDVTISRVPEGSICQGTRVTFTATPNADYVNLTMEWIVRNSAGTIVASTPMNASRTFTSNSLNNGDVVSLNFTSEENKCQPVATSTPITMVVVIPQTMAGGGAYCAGGTGVPVSITSSQQGVTYQLLRTVGSTTEAVGSPRSGTGSAINFGNQTIAGTYTVQPISANGACSPVYGPVEVVITPRPIAYNVTPVSGASYCAGGAGVPIGMANSQAGVTYSLYRSGTTAPVETVNRTAPGAFTFPGSFTAGTYSVTATPTGTQPTVANCPQSMLNTVTITADPLPIAITATGGSYCEGLDGASVPGATITVGGTQNGVSYQLLNAAGQPVGSAVAGNGSTITLGPVNAGDYTIRATNGTTGCTNIVGQATVTETERVEPLGDIIVTNESGEVITEQELKTGQYARFIADNTFEDDRTAETYTWYIGDGTDTGWEVVPDVNGPVLTIQSIPGGDFAVRVVVTADETACYTEFVGDYSTTPVVPLPVEIIYFTAAKQGHNVLLEWATASEESNTGFEVQVSQDGFNFRKLDFVPTKNGNTVIKQVYQYTDKENGKRGTRYYRLKQLDEDGRFEYFTTKAVTFTEVASKVKAFPNPFSSKLTLDIAAEQSGEVQVSMSNAIGRHMMERTIKVEEGFNTINLDMNGDLPHGVYFIRVYLDGKMHQLKMLKE is encoded by the coding sequence TTGTCCGATCCAACGGTTCCAAACCCAACCATTACCCTAACAAATACAGGAACCACCGCCGAGTTTTATACTTATACCTTAACAGTAACAAATGGCGAGGCCGAGTGTGCCGTGACTGACCAGATAACTGTAACAGTTTATCCAGCACTGATCATAGCAGCTGATGATGTAGATCCGGTTTGCGTTGGCGGCAGTATTGAATTAAGAGTAACAGGAGACCCAAGCTATACTTACGCCTGGACCGGTCCTGATGGGTTCACCTCTTCAGAGCAAAACCCTGTTATTCCCAATGCCACAGAAGATAATGAAGGTACTTACACTGTAGTGGTTACAAACCAGCAAGGCTGCCAGGCTACAGCAGAAGTGGAGGTTGACATAGCACCACTGCCCACTGCCAGTGCTGGTCAGGATCAACGCCTGTGTACGCAAGGTGCTTCTACCTCATTTACAGTAACAGGTACACCATCTGCCGGCGCGGTTGGTGTTTGGAGTGTGGTAGAAGGTACTGCCACTATCGCCTCCCCAACATCGCTTGAAACCGAAGTAAGTGTTACCAGCGCCAGCGCTACACTGAGATTTACCGCTGAGACTCCTGAGGGGTGTCAGGCATTTGACGATGTGGTGCTGACAGTGGATCCTTTGCCGAATGTTACGCTGGCTCCATTCGGCGATATATGCGAGAGCGATGCACCATTCACCCTAACCGGAGGTTTGCCGACAGGTGGAACCTACTCAGGCCCAGGTGTTACAGACGGCGTGTTTGATCCTGTAGCTGCGGGAGGTGATGGTACCTATACCATTACCTATACATACACGAATGGAAATGGCTGTACTGATACAGCCACCCGAACTATTACGGTTAAGCCGCAACCGGTGGTAGCTGTAACGCCAGACTCGGAAATATGCTCAGGAGAGAGTATCACGTTAACTGCCAGCGGAGCCACAACCTACCGTTGGGAGCCAGCTGCTGGCCTAAGCGCTACTACGGGAGCATCCGTAACCGCCACCCCAACATCTACAACTACCTATACTGTATACGGCACAACCAATGGCTGTGAGTCAGTGGCGCAAACCGTTACCATTACCGTTAGTCCACTCCCGGATGTAACCATCACACCAACCGGCCCAACGGAGTTCTGCCCTGAGAATTATGTAGAACTCCGTGCCGTTGAGAGTTCTACTTATACTTATGCTTGGTTTAGGACCGATAACAGCACTTCAGTGGGCTCAGCAAGCTCTTACCAGGCTACCGAAACAGGCAGCTACTATGTAACCATTACCACCGATAGAGGCTGTACGCTTACATCGGAAACAATAGCTGTTAAAGTGGCCAATGTGCCAACCGTAGCTACCATCACTACTACTGGAGCTACTACTTTCTGTGAGGGAGGCTCGGTGCTCTTCGGTGCTAACCAGGCACCGTCCGGACAATCTTATGTATATGAGTGGGAGCAAAGTACTGATGGTGTGAACTTCACAACGATTGTCGGCGAAGAGTCTAGAACCTATGAAGCGGAAGCGACAGGTTACTACAGAGTACTAGTAAGCAATACAGTGGAGGCCGATGAAGATACGGAGCAGTGTACGAAGATATCAGAAGCTGTACAGGTAACAGTACTGGCTCAGCCAACGGCAGATATTACATCAAGCAGTGAAACACAATGCCGTGCTGAAAGTGGTGCCACCACCTTTACGGTGACAGGTACCTATTCTGGAGGTACAGGTGTTTGGAGTGCTACGAATGGATTTAGTGTTGCCGAAAGCTCAAGCTCTACGGTAGACGGTGTTACTACCTCTACAGCCACTGTAACAGCACCGTCCTCTGTAACAAGTATAACAAGTACAGTTGTAACACTTACAACAACTAATACAACTTCAGCCTGTGATCCGGCAAGTGATCAGGTTACGCTGACAGTGCAGCCGCTGATTGCAGGAAACACCATTACAGGCACCTCCGAGTACTGCCAGAATGCTGCAGCCACAGCGCTAAGCTCCGGCACGCTCAGCGGTGGGAATGGCAGTTATACTTACCAGTGGCAGAGCAGTTCAAGTGCAACAGGTACATTTGATAATATTCCTGGCGCAACGGAGGATGCATATATGCCATCTACAGCAACAGGTGGTACCACTTACTACAGGCGTGTGGTTAACTCTGGTGAGTGCTCTAACACCAGTGCAGCTTTTGCTGTAACGGTTACCCCAAGCATCACAACCAACACCATTACAGGCACACAGAGCTACTGCGAGGATGAGCCTGCTACAGCACTAGGTGGTGCGGTTGCGGGTGGTACAGGAAGCTATACTTACCAGTGGCAGAGCAGTTCAAGTGCAACAGGTACATTTGATAATATTCCTGGCGCAACGGAAGATGCGTATATGCCATCTACAGCAACTGGAGGCACAATATACTACCGTCGTTTAGTTTCTTCGGGAGAGTGTGCAAACAATGTTAGTAATGTAATTGCTGTCACGGTAACACCGGCTATCACGGCCAACTCGATCTCGGGCACGACCACTTATTGCCAGAACGCCACGGCCTCTGCCTTGGGAGGAACAGTTTCAGGTGGTCTGGAGTCTAAAACTTACCTATGGCAGCAGAGCCCGAACGGCACCGACCAATGGACCACCGCGACAGGTACGAGCAACCTGGCGAGCTACACGCCGCTTACCACCGCTGCCGGCACCATGCACTACAGACGTGTGGTAACCTCTGGGGAATGCTCGAGCACCAGTAATGTGGTTGCTGTCACGGTAACGCCGGCTATCACGGCCAACTCGATCTCGGGCACGACCACTTATTGCCAGAACGCCACGGCCTCTGCCTTGGGAGGAACAGTTTCAGGTGGTCTGGAGTCTAAAACTTACCTATGGCAGCAGAGCCCGAACGGCACCGACCAATGGACCACCGCGACAGGTACGAGCAACCTGGCGAGCTACACGCCGCCTACCACCACTGCCGGCACCATGCACTACAGACGTGTGGTAACCTCTGGGGAATGCTCGAGCACCAGTAATGTGGTTGCTGTCACGGTAACGCCGGCTATCACGGCCAACTCGATCTCGGGCACGACCACTTATTGCCAGAACGCCACGGCCTCTGCCTTGGGAGGAACAGTTTCAGGTGGTCTGGAGTCTAAAACTTACCTATGGCAGCAGAGCCCGAACGGCACCGACCAATGGACCACCGCGACAGGTACGAGCAACCTGGCGAGCTACACGCCGCTTACCACCGCTGCCGGCACCTTGCACTACAGACGTGTGGTAACCTCTGGGGAATGCTCGAGCACCAGTAATGTGGTTGCCGTCACGGTGAACGCTCCAATTGCAGGCAATCAGATTTCCGGTACCCAAACCGTTTGCTCCGGAGGAACAGTAGCACCGCTGGGACAGGCAAATGGTACCAGTTTGAGTGGTGGTAGCACGCCGTATACTTACCAGTGGCAGAGCAGCACTACTTTGAACGGAACGTATACTAACGTTACTGGAGGAACTGGAGCGACCACTGCAACCTATACTCCAGCAACCCGAACAGTTACTTCTGCAACAACAGTTTACTACAAGCGAGTTGTTAATGGAGGTCAATGCTCAAGTGTCAGCAATGCAGTGTCTGTAACATTCAGCCCAGCAATAGCTAGCAACACTATTTCTGGAGCACAGACAGTATGCGCGGGTGTAGCCCCTAGCCAACTCACCGGTAGTGCACCAACTGGTGGATCCGGGTCTTATACTTACCTATGGGAGAGTAGCACAACTTCTGCTACTGCTGGCTTTAGCGCAGCAGCAGGAACGAATAGTGGTAGAAACTACAGCCCAGGAGCTTTAACTCAAACTACTTGGTTCCGAAGGGTGGTTACCTCAGGAGGCTGTTCTAATATCAGTACTGCTGTACGTGTACTTGTAACACCTACTACTACACTTACGCTAGTTCTTAAAGCCAGCCCATTCCCGGTGTGCCCAGGCCAGCAGACGACGTATACAGCTACTGTTATAGCTAATGCTACGGCTGTAAATTATCCGGCTAACCCAAGGTATGAAGAAATTACCTGGGAGGGGGGAACAGATGTATCTAGTATGTTCATTTTCGACTGGTGGAAAAACGACAATGTGGATAACCAGGAAGGGCAGACAGGCAGAACAGTAAGTCAGGCAGGTCTTTCATCTACAGATTATTTTACGGTAAGGGCCAGACCAAACTCTAATTTCAACATAAGCTGCATTAGCTATGTAAACCAGCCAGAGTTAACGCCTAATGATAACAAAGGCAACGTGCTGTTCTCTAACAGGATTTACCTGGGCCAGCCAAGCAACTATGATGTAACCATAAGCAGGGTGCCCGAGGGTTCTATTTGCCAGGGCACGCGTGTAACCTTCACGGCCACACCTAACGCGGATTATGTAAACCTCACCATGGAGTGGATTGTAAGAAACAGTGCAGGTACTATTGTCGCTAGCACTCCCATGAACGCAAGTAGAACATTCACCTCCAATTCTCTCAATAATGGTGATGTTGTCAGCTTGAACTTTACATCTGAGGAAAACAAGTGTCAGCCTGTCGCAACCAGTACCCCTATAACAATGGTGGTGGTTATTCCGCAGACTATGGCAGGAGGTGGTGCTTACTGCGCAGGCGGTACCGGTGTTCCGGTAAGTATTACAAGTTCACAGCAGGGAGTTACATATCAGTTGCTGCGTACGGTTGGCTCTACCACAGAAGCTGTTGGCTCACCAAGATCTGGCACTGGAAGTGCAATTAATTTCGGAAACCAGACCATAGCCGGTACTTACACAGTACAGCCAATATCTGCTAACGGAGCCTGCTCTCCGGTTTATGGCCCAGTAGAAGTAGTCATTACTCCTAGACCGATAGCATACAATGTGACTCCGGTTTCTGGTGCTTCATACTGTGCAGGAGGAGCAGGAGTGCCTATTGGAATGGCGAACTCTCAGGCAGGAGTTACTTACAGCCTGTATAGAAGTGGTACTACTGCGCCAGTAGAAACTGTGAACAGAACTGCACCTGGAGCATTTACTTTCCCAGGAAGCTTTACAGCAGGTACGTACTCTGTAACAGCCACACCTACTGGTACACAGCCAACTGTGGCGAATTGCCCGCAGAGCATGCTGAACACAGTTACTATCACTGCGGATCCACTGCCAATAGCCATTACGGCCACTGGCGGTAGCTACTGCGAAGGCTTGGACGGTGCATCTGTTCCTGGTGCTACAATTACAGTGGGTGGTACACAGAACGGCGTATCTTATCAGTTGCTGAACGCAGCAGGCCAGCCAGTAGGCAGTGCGGTTGCTGGAAACGGAAGTACTATAACACTCGGCCCTGTTAATGCTGGTGACTACACGATCCGTGCGACAAATGGCACAACCGGTTGTACCAACATTGTAGGCCAGGCAACTGTAACAGAGACAGAACGAGTAGAGCCACTAGGGGATATTATTGTCACCAATGAAAGTGGTGAGGTAATTACTGAACAGGAACTTAAGACTGGTCAGTATGCCAGGTTTATAGCTGATAATACGTTTGAAGATGACCGTACTGCTGAAACCTATACTTGGTATATTGGTGATGGCACTGATACAGGCTGGGAGGTTGTGCCTGATGTTAACGGGCCTGTACTAACCATACAATCTATCCCAGGTGGCGACTTCGCAGTAAGAGTGGTAGTTACAGCTGATGAAACCGCTTGTTATACGGAGTTCGTGGGAGATTACTCCACTACCCCAGTTGTTCCGCTCCCGGTAGAGATCATCTACTTCACGGCGGCCAAGCAAGGGCATAACGTGCTGCTGGAGTGGGCCACAGCCTCTGAAGAGAGCAATACCGGCTTCGAGGTGCAGGTATCGCAGGACGGCTTCAACTTCCGTAAGCTGGACTTTGTACCGACCAAGAACGGCAACACGGTCATCAAACAGGTGTACCAGTATACCGACAAGGAGAACGGCAAGCGCGGCACCCGCTACTATCGCCTGAAGCAGCTAGATGAGGATGGCAGGTTTGAGTACTTTACCACCAAGGCAGTAACCTTTACAGAGGTGGCCAGCAAGGTGAAGGCCTTCCCGAACCCATTCTCGAGCAAGCTGACGTTGGATATTGCTGCTGAGCAAAGTGGAGAGGTGCAGGTAAGCATGTCGAATGCCATAGGCCGCCATATGATGGAACGTACCATTAAAGTGGAAGAAGGCTTCAATACGATCAACCTCGACATGAATGGTGATCTGCCGCACGGGGTATACTTCATCCGGGTTTACCTGGACGGCAAGATGCACCAGCTCAAGATGCTAAAAGAGTAA
- a CDS encoding Ig-like domain-containing protein codes for MKQISTRFACLFWAVLFIAVFSGGTAAGQTMSPVSVTFDSNSAGYQLHKLPDVNSPTTYDNTPTFDTRAGGVTGASAYILASPGLKTNGEGQYNGLIKITSGIVFRKGYIYKATLKAKSGNDAGQGDGTASGTITLVTSPDPNFNSMTGTTPHVSVSTWGSPASSPRLYETKNFQFSSSILNSASQTLYVGFRLHNPSQNKAWMYVDDIVITEEACPTNIPIPTVNITTPPPACGPGQVVLNASGANTTAEDTYRWYKSQADYNNGVHIPGQTGASLTISSLSETATYYTTIATAAGCESSPRSVNLTINQLPATPGSITGSSAVCAGTQGVVYSVPQVTGVTYNWIVPTGASIVGGANTNTITVDFSNTAQSGQVSVAAVSAQGCYSSSRTSMQVTVNPLPPAIISVNGPTSYCPATTATKTNLSVATAEGYTYQWYNNDVAIPGATRFNHTPAETGAYTIKVTNTDGCSTTSNPVNMVLQEVLTSNGSINLVGQTTVEPGKSATYQVFSDMQNRNHALSYKWYMIRNGSETVVGGNSEILNIPSVPNEEFYLRCDITPMSGLCYDPTPLRIETTPITPLPVEIIYFTAAKQGNNVLLEWATAMEQDNTGFEVQVSQDGFNFRKLDFVLTKNGNTVIKQVYTYKDTENGKYGTRYYRLKQIDMDGKFEYFTTKAVSFGEVGSYSLKAFPNPFESEVSLELNADQAGKLNVQVLDAMGRAVLAEQYVVSKGRSVEKLTLWQSLPKGIYFVRTEMNGIANNFKLLKK; via the coding sequence ATGAAACAAATTTCTACTCGATTTGCCTGTTTGTTCTGGGCTGTGCTGTTCATCGCTGTTTTTAGTGGTGGAACTGCGGCTGGGCAGACAATGAGCCCAGTTTCGGTTACATTTGATAGTAATTCAGCAGGCTATCAACTTCATAAGCTACCTGATGTAAATAGTCCCACTACTTATGATAATACACCCACTTTTGATACCCGTGCAGGCGGAGTAACAGGAGCATCTGCTTATATATTGGCTTCACCTGGGCTAAAAACTAATGGAGAAGGACAGTACAATGGTTTAATTAAGATTACTAGTGGTATTGTATTTAGGAAAGGGTATATATATAAAGCTACCTTAAAAGCTAAAAGTGGTAATGATGCAGGCCAAGGTGATGGTACAGCGTCTGGGACTATTACACTTGTGACTAGTCCTGATCCGAATTTCAATTCAATGACTGGTACTACACCACACGTAAGTGTAAGTACATGGGGTTCTCCAGCTTCAAGTCCTAGATTGTATGAGACTAAGAATTTCCAATTCAGTAGCAGTATTTTAAACTCGGCTTCCCAGACATTATATGTTGGATTTCGATTACACAACCCTTCTCAAAATAAAGCCTGGATGTATGTTGATGACATTGTCATCACAGAAGAGGCCTGCCCAACCAATATTCCTATTCCTACTGTTAACATCACTACACCTCCTCCTGCCTGTGGTCCAGGACAAGTTGTTCTGAATGCCTCCGGAGCAAATACAACTGCCGAAGATACTTACAGATGGTACAAGTCGCAAGCAGATTATAATAATGGAGTGCATATCCCAGGACAAACAGGGGCTTCGTTAACTATTTCTTCACTTAGCGAAACGGCAACATACTATACCACTATTGCTACTGCAGCAGGTTGCGAGAGTAGTCCAAGATCAGTTAATCTCACCATAAATCAACTTCCGGCAACTCCTGGTTCTATTACAGGCAGTTCAGCGGTTTGTGCTGGCACACAGGGTGTTGTTTATTCCGTTCCTCAGGTAACAGGTGTAACCTACAACTGGATTGTTCCGACTGGCGCAAGCATAGTTGGTGGAGCAAATACTAATACTATTACTGTTGACTTTAGTAATACTGCACAGTCTGGTCAGGTTTCGGTAGCAGCTGTAAGTGCTCAAGGTTGCTATAGTTCCTCCAGGACAAGTATGCAAGTTACAGTTAACCCTCTTCCTCCGGCCATCATATCAGTTAATGGTCCCACGTCCTACTGCCCGGCTACAACGGCTACCAAAACTAACTTGTCTGTAGCAACAGCTGAAGGCTATACTTATCAATGGTACAATAATGACGTGGCAATTCCCGGCGCTACCAGGTTTAACCACACACCAGCTGAAACAGGTGCCTACACAATTAAGGTCACAAATACGGATGGCTGTAGCACAACATCTAATCCGGTAAATATGGTGTTGCAGGAGGTCTTAACGTCTAACGGGTCAATAAATTTGGTGGGGCAGACAACAGTAGAGCCGGGAAAATCTGCTACTTATCAGGTATTCTCCGATATGCAGAATAGAAACCATGCATTATCTTACAAATGGTATATGATTCGAAATGGGTCGGAAACAGTGGTAGGGGGGAATTCAGAAATATTAAACATCCCAAGTGTGCCTAATGAGGAGTTTTACCTCAGATGTGATATTACCCCAATGTCTGGATTGTGCTATGATCCGACACCGCTACGAATAGAGACAACTCCGATCACCCCCCTCCCAGTAGAGATCATCTACTTCACGGCGGCCAAGCAGGGCAATAACGTGCTGCTTGAGTGGGCTACAGCCATGGAGCAGGACAATACCGGCTTTGAGGTGCAGGTATCGCAGGATGGGTTTAACTTCCGCAAGCTGGACTTCGTGCTGACCAAGAATGGCAACACAGTCATCAAACAGGTTTATACTTACAAGGATACTGAAAATGGCAAGTATGGCACGCGCTATTATCGCCTGAAGCAGATAGACATGGATGGTAAATTTGAGTACTTCACTACCAAGGCTGTTAGCTTTGGCGAAGTGGGCAGCTACAGCCTGAAAGCTTTCCCGAACCCGTTTGAGAGCGAGGTAAGCCTGGAACTGAACGCAGACCAGGCCGGCAAGCTGAACGTGCAGGTACTAGACGCTATGGGCAGAGCGGTGCTGGCAGAGCAGTATGTGGTGAGCAAAGGTCGCTCTGTGGAGAAACTAACATTATGGCAGTCGCTGCCGAAAGGTATCTATTTCGTACGAACCGAGATGAATGGCATCGCCAACAATTTCAAGCTTTTGAAGAAATAG
- a CDS encoding M14 metallopeptidase family protein, whose translation MKNLRVLAVAAMLGLGPVAVAQQAETPLSYYLPAAASYNSSIPTPKDILGYNVGEWHASHDQLVMFMRQMASLSDRISITEYGRTHENRPLYLLTITSPKNHQNLEKIKEQHRQLTDPEKSGSLNIKDMPAVVWMGYSVHGNEPSGSNASLLAVYHLAAAQGPEIEKLLDETIILIDPSINPDGMNRFASWVNSHRSKNLVTDPNSAEFSEAWPRGRTNHYWFDLNRDWLPLQHPESRGRLAKFHEWKPNVLTDHHEMGTNSTFFFQPGIPSRNNPLTPESNYKLTQKIGTYHAKALDKIGSFYYTEESFDDFYFGKGSTYPDIHGAVGILFEQASSRGHAQESVNGVLTFPFTIRNQFTTTLSTLEAAQAMREELLVHQRDFYKDALSDAKKASTKAYVFGSEMDKARAYHLAEIIRQHQIAVYRPKESFKINDVEYTPENAYIVPTEQPQYKLIEAMFEKRTTFKDSLFYDISAWTFPLAFDLEHAALSSRNFKKSQLGQKVEELRLPTGEVIGGKSDYAYAFEWHGYYAPRALNQLMDRGISARVATDKFTATDGKQFDYGTILIPVAGQNINADQLHQVLQELAQQNALQVYAMNTGFTPQGIKLGSPMVRSLEQPKIMMLIGDGVNSYDAGEAWHLMDDRFGMRPALVKTNDFNRTDLNKYNVLVMAEGSYNNISKDKLRAWVQQGGTVVGMGGAAKWLADNGIGNITFKKAEPDTIAQRAYADLENAEGAHVIGGAIFETKLDLTHPLAYGYTDARLPIFRSNTLFMERSKSPYANPVMYTSEPLMAGYISKPNLQRIKNTAAVDVSTVGAGKVIAMPDNPNFRAFWYGTNKLFLNSIFFGQIISGSSARAEEAAH comes from the coding sequence ATGAAAAACCTACGCGTACTTGCTGTGGCAGCCATGCTGGGGCTTGGCCCGGTGGCAGTGGCACAGCAGGCTGAAACTCCACTCTCCTACTACCTGCCTGCTGCGGCCTCGTACAACAGCAGTATTCCCACACCTAAAGACATCCTGGGCTATAATGTGGGCGAGTGGCATGCCAGCCACGACCAGCTGGTGATGTTCATGCGCCAGATGGCCAGCCTCTCGGACCGCATCAGCATCACAGAGTATGGCCGCACCCACGAGAATCGGCCACTGTACCTGCTTACCATCACCTCGCCCAAGAACCACCAGAACCTTGAGAAAATAAAGGAGCAGCACCGCCAGCTGACAGACCCGGAAAAGTCCGGCAGCTTGAACATAAAGGACATGCCAGCGGTGGTATGGATGGGCTATAGCGTGCACGGCAACGAACCGAGTGGCAGCAATGCCTCGCTGCTGGCCGTGTACCACCTGGCCGCCGCACAGGGACCAGAGATCGAGAAGCTATTGGACGAGACCATTATCCTCATCGACCCTTCCATTAACCCGGACGGCATGAACCGCTTTGCCAGCTGGGTAAACTCGCACCGCAGCAAAAACCTGGTAACCGACCCCAACAGCGCCGAGTTTAGTGAGGCCTGGCCCCGTGGCCGTACCAACCACTACTGGTTCGACCTGAACCGCGACTGGTTGCCGCTGCAGCACCCGGAGTCCAGGGGCAGGCTGGCCAAGTTCCACGAGTGGAAGCCGAACGTGCTGACCGACCACCACGAAATGGGCACCAACTCTACGTTCTTCTTTCAACCCGGCATTCCAAGCCGTAACAACCCGCTCACCCCGGAGAGCAACTATAAGCTCACGCAGAAAATAGGCACCTACCACGCCAAGGCTTTAGATAAGATCGGCTCTTTTTATTATACCGAGGAAAGCTTCGACGACTTCTACTTCGGCAAGGGCTCTACGTACCCGGATATCCACGGAGCAGTGGGTATACTTTTCGAACAGGCCAGCTCCCGCGGACACGCCCAGGAGAGCGTAAACGGTGTACTGACCTTCCCTTTCACTATCCGCAACCAGTTTACCACCACCCTCTCCACCTTAGAGGCAGCGCAGGCCATGCGCGAGGAGCTGCTGGTACACCAGCGCGATTTCTACAAAGACGCCCTGAGCGATGCGAAGAAAGCCAGCACGAAGGCCTATGTTTTTGGCTCGGAGATGGACAAGGCCCGCGCCTATCACCTGGCCGAGATCATCCGACAGCACCAGATTGCCGTGTACCGTCCGAAGGAAAGCTTTAAGATCAATGATGTAGAATACACGCCGGAGAACGCTTACATTGTGCCCACGGAGCAGCCGCAGTATAAGCTCATCGAGGCGATGTTCGAGAAACGAACGACGTTTAAGGACAGCCTGTTCTACGACATCTCTGCCTGGACCTTCCCGCTCGCTTTCGACCTGGAACACGCGGCCCTCTCTTCCCGCAACTTTAAGAAGAGCCAGCTGGGCCAGAAGGTAGAAGAGCTACGTTTACCGACAGGCGAAGTGATAGGCGGCAAAAGCGACTACGCCTATGCCTTTGAGTGGCACGGCTACTACGCTCCCCGCGCGCTGAACCAGCTCATGGACCGCGGCATCAGCGCCCGCGTGGCCACTGATAAATTTACCGCCACTGACGGTAAGCAGTTCGACTATGGCACCATCCTGATACCTGTAGCGGGACAAAATATAAATGCCGATCAACTGCACCAGGTACTACAGGAGTTAGCCCAGCAAAACGCCCTACAGGTATACGCCATGAACACCGGCTTCACGCCGCAAGGTATAAAACTGGGCAGCCCGATGGTGCGCAGCCTGGAGCAACCCAAGATCATGATGCTGATTGGCGACGGGGTGAACAGCTACGACGCCGGTGAGGCCTGGCACCTGATGGACGACCGCTTCGGGATGCGCCCTGCACTTGTAAAAACCAATGACTTTAACCGGACTGACCTGAACAAGTATAACGTGCTGGTGATGGCAGAAGGCTCCTACAACAACATCTCCAAGGATAAACTGCGTGCCTGGGTGCAGCAGGGAGGCACAGTGGTAGGTATGGGCGGCGCAGCCAAGTGGCTCGCCGACAACGGCATCGGTAACATTACCTTCAAGAAAGCAGAACCCGATACCATTGCCCAAAGAGCCTATGCTGACCTGGAAAATGCGGAAGGCGCACACGTCATCGGAGGGGCTATTTTTGAGACGAAGCTAGACCTGACGCACCCGCTGGCCTACGGCTATACCGATGCGAGGCTGCCGATCTTCCGCAGCAATACCCTGTTTATGGAACGCTCCAAGAGCCCTTACGCTAACCCGGTGATGTACACCTCGGAGCCGCTGATGGCAGGCTACATCTCCAAGCCAAACCTGCAGCGGATAAAAAATACTGCTGCTGTGGATGTGTCAACCGTGGGTGCCGGCAAGGTGATCGCGATGCCGGATAACCCGAACTTCCGGGCCTTCTGGTATGGTACCAACAAGCTGTTCCTCAACAGCATCTTCTTTGGCCAGATCATCAGCGGCAGCTCCGCCCGCGCCGAGGAAGCGGCACACTAA